The window AGTATTCAGGCCTATTCGATTTTATGATGTAGGAGCCCTGGTATGGTTTGCAAAAATAATAGAATGGGAGTTTCCTCATTTTTCGGTAAAAACGCATTTACAAAATTTATATAATGCACAAAACATCTTGGAAACAGATGGTGTCATTGCAGGACGAATTCATAGATTTTATATTGTTTCACGAATTAAATAACAAAAGGAGACATGATATGTATGAGCAAATTGTATCAAGACTGAAATGGTATAAACAAAGAGTAGAAGAGCTTAGCGGCTATACAAGAGAATTAATCATTGAAAAACCTGCAACTGAAAAAGAAATTTCAGAGCTTGAAGAAAAATTGGGATGCAGCCTGCCTAAAAACTTTAAAAAGGTGCTGCTTGAGTTTTCTTCTCATTTGGAATTTTATTGGAACATTTATGATGAAGAAAAAGAAATTTTAAAACTGCCCGATGAGTTGGGTAATGTTTTTTCAGGTAGTTTTCACTTCGACTTAAAACTCCTTCCCGTTTTTGAAGAGTCAAGAAAAGATTGGATTAAAATTTGTTATCCCGATTACAATAATCCGTATGATAGAATCTATCATAATAAACTCAGCTTTTATGAAGTCGGTAACGGCGATTTGGTCGCAATTGACCTGGAAAAAGAGAGCTATGGAAATATTGTTTATTTAAGCCATGACGGAGATGAGATGCATGGATATGTAATGGCTCATTCATTTATAGCGCTGTTGGACGAGTGGACAAAACTCGGCTGCGTCGGCGGTGAATGCTGGCAGTGGGAGGTTTTTACCGATAATCGAACCGGGATAATTAACAGCGAATGTGATAATGCAAAATTATGGTTAAAAACAATTGGGAAAATGCAATAATTTAAGGAGAATAAAATGCTTACACTGAAAGAACTAATCAAAAATCAAAAAGATTTTACGGAAGACTTCTTTGCAGAAGTTTCGGATAACCTATGGGAAATCG is drawn from Treponema pedis and contains these coding sequences:
- a CDS encoding SMI1/KNR4 family protein → MYEQIVSRLKWYKQRVEELSGYTRELIIEKPATEKEISELEEKLGCSLPKNFKKVLLEFSSHLEFYWNIYDEEKEILKLPDELGNVFSGSFHFDLKLLPVFEESRKDWIKICYPDYNNPYDRIYHNKLSFYEVGNGDLVAIDLEKESYGNIVYLSHDGDEMHGYVMAHSFIALLDEWTKLGCVGGECWQWEVFTDNRTGIINSECDNAKLWLKTIGKMQ